The following are from one region of the Synechococcales cyanobacterium T60_A2020_003 genome:
- the ychF gene encoding redox-regulated ATPase YchF, with the protein MLTAGIVGLPNVGKSTLFNALVANAKAQAANFPFCTIEPNVGVVAVPDERLNVLAKISDSAEIIPTRIEFVDIAGLVKGASKGEGLGNQFLANIREVDAIVHVVRCFDDDDIIHVSGSVNPVRDIDVITLELALADLAQLEKRADRVRKQARTNKEAQAELAVIDKILPVLNEGKPARLVELTEEEEVFVKSLGLLTRKPIIYAANVSEDDLATGNAWVDQVREVAAREEAQVVIISAQVESELVELSEEERVDFLAALGVEEGGLKSLIRATYTLLGLRTYFTTGPKETRAWTITAGMLAPQAAGVIHSDFERGFIRAETVAYDDLVNSGSMGAAKEKGLVRSEGKDYTVQEGDVLLFRFNV; encoded by the coding sequence ATGCTGACAGCCGGAATTGTTGGACTGCCCAACGTAGGTAAATCGACTCTATTTAATGCGCTGGTGGCGAATGCAAAAGCCCAAGCCGCAAACTTTCCCTTCTGCACGATTGAACCCAACGTCGGCGTTGTTGCGGTTCCTGATGAGCGGCTAAACGTGTTGGCGAAAATTTCTGATTCTGCTGAAATCATTCCCACCCGCATCGAATTTGTAGACATTGCCGGACTGGTGAAGGGCGCGAGCAAAGGGGAAGGCTTGGGCAACCAGTTTTTGGCGAACATCCGCGAAGTAGACGCGATCGTCCATGTGGTGCGTTGTTTTGACGATGACGATATTATCCACGTTTCCGGATCGGTTAATCCGGTGCGCGACATTGACGTGATTACCCTGGAATTAGCCTTGGCAGACTTGGCGCAGTTGGAAAAACGCGCCGACCGGGTACGCAAACAAGCCCGTACCAATAAGGAAGCCCAAGCCGAACTTGCTGTCATCGACAAGATTTTACCCGTCCTAAATGAAGGCAAACCTGCTCGTCTGGTTGAACTGACCGAGGAGGAAGAAGTCTTCGTTAAATCGCTGGGACTCCTGACCCGCAAGCCGATTATCTACGCTGCTAACGTGTCAGAAGATGACCTAGCGACGGGCAATGCGTGGGTCGATCAGGTGCGGGAAGTCGCGGCTCGTGAAGAGGCTCAGGTGGTGATTATTTCCGCCCAGGTGGAATCCGAGCTCGTGGAATTATCCGAAGAAGAACGAGTAGACTTCCTCGCGGCATTGGGCGTGGAAGAAGGCGGGTTGAAGTCTCTAATTCGCGCAACCTATACCCTCTTGGGACTGCGAACCTACTTCACTACTGGCCCCAAGGAGACTCGCGCCTGGACGATTACCGCCGGAATGCTAGCCCCCCAGGCCGCAGGCGTCATCCACTCCGACTTTGAGCGGGGCTTTATCCGTGCGGAAACAGTCGCCTACGATGATCTGGTCAACAGCGGTTCAATGGGTGCGGCAAAGGAGAAAGGCTTAGTTCGCAGTGAAGGTAAGGACTATACAGTGCAAGAAGGCGATGTGCTCCTGTTCCGGTTTAACGTGTAG